The following nucleotide sequence is from Solanum dulcamara chromosome 7, daSolDulc1.2, whole genome shotgun sequence.
ggaggatccgacacgCACCACGTGGAAAATTTGAAGAGTCCGACCAACATAGGTTTCTGGTATATGTACTTATGGTTCGAGATGAAAGCAGTTGCCTGTCTGTGGGTGCAAAATGAGCCTAATTAATACACGCAGACAAGCATAAAGTTTTCAGCTATGTTACTGGCTCTCTAAAATATAGACGCACCCGTGCCAAATCCaccaaaaatgcactacttttggaggaccCGACGCGTACCTGGTAGCATTTTTGATGAGGACAAGAAACATAGGTTTTTGGCATATGTACTTAAAGTTAGATATGAAAGCAATTTTCTGTCAGTGGGTACAGAATGAACCTAATTAATACACGCACACAAGCATAAGCTTTCCAGCTTCGTTGCTTGGACTCCCTAAAAAATTGGACGCACCCATGCcagatcctccaaaaatgcactacttttggaggatccgacacgCACCTGACAACATTTTTGATGAGTCCCCGGCAACATAGGTTTTTGAAATATGTACTTATGGTTCGAGATGAAAGCAATTTCCTATCAGTGGGTACAAAATGAGCCTAATTAATACACGCACACAAGCATACAGTTTCCGGCTATGTTGCTCAGATTCTCTAAAAGTATTGACACACCTATGTCAGATCCTCcgaaaatgcactacttttggtGGATCCAATACACACTAACAATATTTTTGAAGATTCCGAGCAACATAGGTTTTTGGCATATGTACTTATGGTTCGAGATGGAAGTAATTTCCTGTCGATGGATTCAGAATAAGCCTaaaaatacacacacacacacgaAGTTTTTTTGCATAGTACTTATGGATCGAGATGACAACAATGGGTTCAGATGAACCCCTTGAATCTTCTCTAGATCCGCCTCTGGCTCTAGCCAGACATAAAAATTGCAGCCTAGGGATCAGAACATTAAGTTCAAGACGtatgaaaataaggaaaaaggaTATTTACCCAGTTTAGAAGAGACTCTTTTTCTTCTGAATAAGGGGATTTGCCAGAAATTATTTCTATTAAAAGAATCCCAAGGCTATAGACATTAGTTTCGGGATCAGCAAGCGGCGGCAGCACAGAATTCTCTAAATCATCGCTAGAGGACTTCGACTTGCCTGTTAGTTCTGACCAGAAATCAATCTCTGTAatctgttaaaaaaaaattactcagTCGTCGGTAAAAGTTTCTTGATGACATAGTTTGGGATATATAGCCATGTGAAGCAGACCTTAGCAGCATAATCATCGGTCAAAAATATGGACTTTGAATTCAAGTTGCAATGTGGCACTGGGGGGTTCAATTCATGCATGTATTGAAGACAATACACTGTACCCATAACGGTTCTCATCCTCGCAGGCCAGTCCAGATGATCAGCTTCTTCAACTGGATCATTGAAAAAGTTGTAGTTTGTGTCATTCAGTAATAAATCCAAAAACACCATCATGAATGATTAAACTGAAACATAGCACTGCTAGAAAGTTTTAATTACCATGAAGATGCTCGTAAAGAGATCCATTAGGAGCATACTCAAAGACCATCATCCGAGTGAAAGGTTCATCCTCCTCGCAATATCCAATAAGATTAACAAAATTCTTGTGGTTCACTCGTGAAAATGTATCGATCTATTCAGGGTGAACATGAAGAAACATCTATGAGTTTAATAATCAAAAAGTGAAGTGTATGATGAAAAAGGATTTTGGAGGTGGTTAATTTGTGAAAGCAAAGAAATGATTAACCTTCTTCCGGAAGGCTGTTTCCGAGTGCATGGACCAATCTTGCAGAGAACTTATAGTAGTTGAGATAACGGCAATCTCCACTCCGCTTGACAGTGTTCCCTTGTATACTATATATGAATCGCCGCTGGTAATAATGTTGCTAAAATCCTCGCATGCTGTTTCAAGCTCGGATCTGTTCAGTTTTGGAACCCCTACAACAATGTTTTCACAGGCAAGAGAATTACAACGGACGAAAAATATCACAGATTAAAATAAAGGATTGCACGTTCCTATGGTTGTCGTTGAAATTTGTGGGGGGGAATATAAGCTAGAGAAAGCAAAATGTATGAGGAAAGATTGGTAACATTTTAGAAGAAGTATCAGTGGAGGATTCCAGCCTTCAAACATTAGTCAGCTAATTCACTTCTCGTGAGAATGAAGGAAATAGTTCCATTTGTACCTTCTCGTCCTAGCAAAGATATAGTGAAAAAGGGtatataacaattaacaatgcTACGCTGACAATATTAGTCCTCTAATTCCTCACAAGACGAAGAATATCAGTACCACCCTTTATTCCAATTAAATTGTTATAACAATGCTACGCTAAGAATATTTTTTAGATAAGGTAACGCACGCTAAATATTGTAACTACTCAACTAGTATCAGGGTGGGGAACAGAATATTAGCAGTATCACTTTTCGGCACAATATGATCAAAGTACCTGTAACAAATGCTTTTTGCAGCTGTCCACTCAATCCAGTCTTCCAAGGGCCAATTGTTCTAGCTGCTCTGATTCGGCAGATTAAGAACACAGAAGCAGCAAGAATGAGCAAAACTACTCCAATGCAAATCCCAACTACGTACTTCCAAGTACTTTCCGATTTTCCAGCGGGGGGACCTTGGCTATTAGTTGGCTTTTTAACAGCTGGCGGCTGTTTTACAGCACTTGCAGACTGTCCCACAGGTTGTAATTTGTCCTGAGACTCATACTGTGGAGGTGGTGATGGTAAGTTTGTAGGATCTGTTCCATTGGAATTTGGCACCGCACGAAACGACCCACTGCTTCTGCTACTTGGCATTTGAATGACAGGACCCAACGGTCCTTTGATATTGGCAGGAGCAGCAGCAAGGTTACTGGATTGTTCAGCCAACTTACGGCGTGCAATCTCCTCTTGGTGCTGTATAGTGTGAATGAAGTGAGGTCTGGATGACCCTGCTAGacaatgaaatattattatttgtaaATGATTCTTCAGAATTCTTTTGAAAAACATGACGTGTTTACTCACTTGGAAGGTTGTCAGAGCAGTCTTTTCGGTCATCCATAAAGCCCGTTCCAGGAGATGGCctaaagaaatagaaaaaatgcTTCTCAATGATAAAACTTAACTAGATGACCTGTGATGTGAAAAACTATTCAATTACTTACAGTTGGAAGAAACTGAGGTAACGCAAAATTGCCCATTTTATTGGTTCGACAAAGGAGTTTATCATCTTGAATGGTTTCATGCTGCCATGCCAGATGCTGCCGGAAAAAGGCATCAAAGTATCAGAGAAAGACATGCAAAATACCAAATTGAGAAATGAACTAGATCAATTAGATAGTGTGTTTCCGCATAGATAGACTATCCAGCCTCCGATATGCAAAAAACCAGCCGACTATGAAGACAGGGTACTAAAACAACTAAAAGAATCCTACCAATGCCGAAATTTTCTTATACAGCGAGTTCTGGCAGCAAAAGCAGAAGTGAGATTTTCGTCGAATTGTAATTCTGTGACTAAATGAAGCTTCCCGATTTCCAAGGGAACACTCTCCTCAAAGTTATTGTTATGAATCAACCTGGCAAAACAAAGTAAACACGGTTGATGAGCATTTTGAAATCACTTCATATCATACATGTGGatgcatatgtatatatccGTATGCACACAACAAACCGTTTATCGTGCACACAACAAATCATTCACTCACAATATTCTTAGTGATTGCAGGTCTCCTATTTCTGCTGGAATTGTTCCACCCAAATTATTATCCCGCAAGTCAAGCACTTCCAGCATTCCGAGTCTTCCAAATTCTTTAGGAATAGCACCGAAAAAATGGTTCCCTGAGAGCACGCTGTGAAAGCAATCAGACAGCAAGAAGAAATACCATTAAGATTCAAACACAATTTATGCGGAGAACAATTTAAATGCAGAATATAAAATGATGAAAGCTGATTAGTAGATATCCAAAGCTTATCCCTCCTTTGTCCCTACCTCTCAATTTACTTGACCTAGATAActcttaggggtcgtttggtctGAAGACAAGTTATGTTGGGATTAGTTATGCTGGTAATGTATTATTGCTTAGTgattgtttggtttgttgtattaaaaataacatgcattgcataaatttCGAAGAAAAAGTTCTTTTACAAAAATACCATCCACCTTATTTAGTAGAAAAAGAGTTTGAGGGACCTTAGgagtatttttgtcattttcattGTTTTATCCTAGGATAACTAATCCCGGTACTATTATTCCACCCTCTGATGTGGATAACCTATCCCGATACTAATTACTAATCCTGATATAACTCATCCCAGGATTAAGAACCAAACAAGGGATAAGCCCGTACAATTTTTTTATCCCAGGACTATCTATGCTGTCCACCatacaccaaacgaccccttacgTTCTTTCGAATTTACATAAGAAGATAAAAGTCTATTCAAAGATTATGACAACCTTCTACAGACGACGGTTCATGTAAAAAATAACACTACTTTTTGAGCAAGAGTAAAAAAAAAGCATATTAGCATAGCTAAAtgtcatgacccgccacttgatcatgaagaagggagaaaaaactagagtctaagtccgtgacataAAGCTTACAGTGATCTCAAGTGAGTAAGATTTCCAAGCTCTGATGTCAGGGTTCCTTCCAAAGAACATCCATGGAGATTTCTGAacagaacaaaaaaaagaaaggtttAACGACATAAGAGTCGAAACAAACAATTTCAGTGTGCAGCATTtggtttattattattagttcaACAGACTGGTTCCataaatcaaatcaacaaacacTAACCAATAGAGAAAGTTTATTGACAAAACAATTAAACTAGAAAATTTTAGTATGCATAACAAGAGACTTACAGGATTTGCACTTTCCCATCCAGGCACTCAACACCAGACCACATGCATGGGTCACAGTGATCAGCATTCCAGTTTTCAAGAACTCCATTTGGATCAGAATACACATTCAATTTGAATTCGAACAACGACAATCCTGTTTCTCAAATCAACAGTGATCAGCAAAACAAAGAATAAGCCAATAACTTGAATAGACAAAAGAAACTAGAGACTAGACCTCGGTCCGGGGAGACAGACGACGCAGCCCTAAGTGAGTAAAAAACATGAAAGATCAAGGTTCATATCCCAGAAAAGACCAATAACTCAACTCCCTCTATCTCAATTTATGCAGCACATTTTCCTTTATAGTTTGTCACAAAATGAATAACATCTTTCCATGTTCAGAttaatttaatcttaatattCAAATTACACCCACACACAAATGTCTATACCTTGTTTTAGAGCAGAAACAACaaaattctttctttctttcttaaactctgTGTCCAACAAAACATGACCATATAAATTCGGATGGAGGGAGTAAGTGATTTTGTCTTGTTGGGCTAAGTCAACACAAAGATGCTCTTAACATGGTGCGATATTGTCCGCTTTGGGGCAAGCCCGCACGGTTTTCCTCAAAGGCCTCATACCATGTTAAGAGATCCTACACCTAATATGTAGCTTTCCAATCTTTTCAGCTACCAATGTAGGACTTTATTTGCACATCCAACACATCTCATATGCCTCAGACTCGATGGGCATAGTAACTAATACCTATGTTGGTTGGAGGTACAGGGTATATAGTGAAACAATTGAGGTGCATGCAAGCTGGCCCAAACGGCGAACACTATGGTCAtccaaaagtaaaaaagaaagaaactagAGAATAGTAACTACCTTCAGAATTAAGAGTGCAACATTCATGAACCTCCAAAAGAAGAATCAAAATAGTAAGAAACAACAACTTGATTCCATAAATGTTCCATCTACTCCTCATTTCTTGTCAACAGCCAGGATTCTGAACAAATTCTCACACAAAATCGCCAGTTTTCTCGGTATGAAATGACTCTCCTCCGAGCAACGAAAATCACTCGGACACACGATAACACATTTACTTATCTGCACAACTCTATACTAGAcacaaaaactaaaaaagatTACAAACATAATCAACTATAATATTTTCAGTaatgaaattcaaaatataaagaactaAACACACAAACAAGGTGAATGGGGATCaacatctaatatatatatgtactgtGTACATACAATCAATTTTAACCACGTATAAACACTGTAATTTTCTGTCGTATGAACCATTTGGTCCTACCTGGCTCCGCCCTTTAATGGGGTCtctcattttctcaacattTCTATAATTTAGGCTATATTACCTCTGTTTTCTCCATCATTGCAGAAACCCCAAGTCCTCAAAATTTCCAAGATTCAATTTTTAGCTGAAAATGCAAACACAAAACAACAAGaattaataaaaattgaatctttttGGGGGGGAAAGGAAAAAAGGTGATCATAAGATAACCATATTCTCAAGCAAGCAAACAGAAATTCAAGAAAAAGGTGTAAAGGATGAAAGATAAAAGATTAACCAGAAAAAGCAAACAGAGGCCAAATtcttggaaaaaaaatcaaaaaatttaagcaaatggaaaatgtgggatttttttatgaaatgtAGAattaaaatccaaaaaaaagaattttttttttggaatatttTTTGTTGACGGCTGTATTCAGGATGATCTCAGAAGAGGAACTCTCTTCGACCATCCCTGAGAAAGAGGGTTGAGgtgaagggaaaaaaagagaaaaaaaggaaaaagatttctctcttcttttctctctctaagaaaaaaagtttttttgttttgttttttttctgttttcagttttttctcACAGCCCACCATTTTTTCCTGACTCGTATAATACGCGTTTTTAGGGGTTTAATTTTagcaaatcttttttttttaataagttactatttttagaaattgtttaaatataattttagaatTGATATAATATTACCGATGATGACCGAGTTGATTGTGTAGTGGATTTCCCAAATAGAGGGATCTCTAACTCAAATTTgcaatttttttatgattttttgatTGAACTAATCTCACATAATTgacattaaaatttataaagatCTTAAATTCAAAATCCCTTTTATGCTTTTTCGGTCAAGAGATCGCATTAGAATCTCTCAAATGTCGAGTTTCAGATTTGAaactttcttcatattttttaacTGAGCTCATTAGatgaaatttatttaatacaatTTATCGTTATCATATAatatgcgagctattatattgGAGtcgaattttaattttatttttgacacTGTCTTTGACTCTTTGTACGTGCGTGCGTGCTTGCCActttaagaataaaaaaacaTTAAACAAATTCGCAATCATTATCCAAAGATATAGTAAGataatttgattaatttcttttttttttgttgtcgAAG
It contains:
- the LOC129894357 gene encoding protein MALE DISCOVERER 2-like isoform X4; translation: MWSGVECLDGKVQILNLHGCSLEGTLTSELGNLTHLRSLVLSGNHFFGAIPKEFGRLGMLEVLDLRDNNLGGTIPAEIGDLQSLRILLIHNNNFEESVPLEIGKLHLVTELQFDENLTSAFAARTRCIRKFRHCIWHGSMKPFKMINSFVEPIKWAILRYLSFFQLPSPGTGFMDDRKDCSDNLPTGSSRPHFIHTIQHQEEIARRKLAEQSSNLAAAPANIKGPLGPVIQMPSSRSSGSFRAVPNSNGTDPTNLPSPPPQYESQDKLQPVGQSASAVKQPPAVKKPTNSQGPPAGKSESTWKYVVGICIGVVLLILAASVFLICRIRAARTIGPWKTGLSGQLQKAFVTGVPKLNRSELETACEDFSNIITSGDSYIVYKGTLSSGVEIAVISTTISSLQDWSMHSETAFRKKIDTFSRVNHKNFVNLIGYCEEDEPFTRMMVFEYAPNGSLYEHLHVEEADHLDWPARMRTVMGTVYCLQYMHELNPPVPHCNLNSKSIFLTDDYAAKITEIDFWSELTGKSKSSSDDLENSVLPPLADPETNVYSLGILLIEIISGKSPYSEEKESLLNWAAQYFRHDKQNIASLVDPLLKSFKNNELMVICEVIEQCLQEDPRKRPTIKESIDKLREAIDVSPHAAVPRLSPLWWAELELLSSEAA
- the LOC129894357 gene encoding protein MALE DISCOVERER 2-like isoform X1; the protein is MRSRWNIYGIKLLFLTILILLLEVHECCTLNSEGLSLFEFKLNVYSDPNGVLENWNADHCDPCMWSGVECLDGKVQILNLHGCSLEGTLTSELGNLTHLRSLVLSGNHFFGAIPKEFGRLGMLEVLDLRDNNLGGTIPAEIGDLQSLRILLIHNNNFEESVPLEIGKLHLVTELQFDENLTSAFAARTRCIRKFRHCIWHGSMKPFKMINSFVEPIKWAILRYLSFFQLPSPGTGFMDDRKDCSDNLPTGSSRPHFIHTIQHQEEIARRKLAEQSSNLAAAPANIKGPLGPVIQMPSSRSSGSFRAVPNSNGTDPTNLPSPPPQYESQDKLQPVGQSASAVKQPPAVKKPTNSQGPPAGKSESTWKYVVGICIGVVLLILAASVFLICRIRAARTIGPWKTGLSGQLQKAFVTGVPKLNRSELETACEDFSNIITSGDSYIVYKGTLSSGVEIAVISTTISSLQDWSMHSETAFRKKIDTFSRVNHKNFVNLIGYCEEDEPFTRMMVFEYAPNGSLYEHLHVEEADHLDWPARMRTVMGTVYCLQYMHELNPPVPHCNLNSKSIFLTDDYAAKITEIDFWSELTGKSKSSSDDLENSVLPPLADPETNVYSLGILLIEIISGKSPYSEEKESLLNWAAQYFRHDKQNIASLVDPLLKSFKNNELMVICEVIEQCLQEDPRKRPTIKESIDKLREAIDVSPHAAVPRLSPLWWAELELLSSEAA
- the LOC129894357 gene encoding protein MALE DISCOVERER 2-like isoform X3, whose product is MRSRWNIYGIKLLFLTILILLLEVHECCTLNSEGLSLFEFKLNVYSDPNGVLENWNADHCDPCMWSGVECLDGKVQILNLHGCSLEGTLTSELGNLTHLRSLVLSGNHFFGAIPKEFGRLGMLEVLDLRDNNLGGTIPAEIGDLQSLRILLIHNNNFEESVPLEIGKLHLVTELQFDENLTSAFAARTRCIRKFRIWHGSMKPFKMINSFVEPIKWAILRYLSFFQLPSPGTGFMDDRKDCSDNLPTGSSRPHFIHTIQHQEEIARRKLAEQSSNLAAAPANIKGPLGPVIQMPSSRSSGSFRAVPNSNGTDPTNLPSPPPQYESQDKLQPVGQSASAVKQPPAVKKPTNSQGPPAGKSESTWKYVVGICIGVVLLILAASVFLICRIRAARTIGPWKTGLSGQLQKAFVTGVPKLNRSELETACEDFSNIITSGDSYIVYKGTLSSGVEIAVISTTISSLQDWSMHSETAFRKKIDTFSRVNHKNFVNLIGYCEEDEPFTRMMVFEYAPNGSLYEHLHVEEADHLDWPARMRTVMGTVYCLQYMHELNPPVPHCNLNSKSIFLTDDYAAKITEIDFWSELTGKSKSSSDDLENSVLPPLADPETNVYSLGILLIEIISGKSPYSEEKESLLNWAAQYFRHDKQNIASLVDPLLKSFKNNELMVICEVIEQCLQEDPRKRPTIKESIDKLREAIDVSPHAAVPRLSPLWWAELELLSSEAA
- the LOC129894357 gene encoding protein MALE DISCOVERER 2-like isoform X2, with translation MRSRWNIYGIKLLFLTILILLLEVHECCTLNSEGLSLFEFKLNVYSDPNGVLENWNADHCDPCMWSGVECLDGKVQILNLHGCSLEGTLTSELGNLTHLRSLVLSGNHFFGAIPKEFGRLGMLEVLDLRDNNLGGTIPAEIGDLQSLRILLIHNNNFEESVPLEIGKLHLVTELQFDENLTSAFAARTRCIRKFRHCIWHGSMKPFKMINSFVEPIKWAILRYLSFFQLPSPGTGFMDDRKDCSDNLPRSSRPHFIHTIQHQEEIARRKLAEQSSNLAAAPANIKGPLGPVIQMPSSRSSGSFRAVPNSNGTDPTNLPSPPPQYESQDKLQPVGQSASAVKQPPAVKKPTNSQGPPAGKSESTWKYVVGICIGVVLLILAASVFLICRIRAARTIGPWKTGLSGQLQKAFVTGVPKLNRSELETACEDFSNIITSGDSYIVYKGTLSSGVEIAVISTTISSLQDWSMHSETAFRKKIDTFSRVNHKNFVNLIGYCEEDEPFTRMMVFEYAPNGSLYEHLHVEEADHLDWPARMRTVMGTVYCLQYMHELNPPVPHCNLNSKSIFLTDDYAAKITEIDFWSELTGKSKSSSDDLENSVLPPLADPETNVYSLGILLIEIISGKSPYSEEKESLLNWAAQYFRHDKQNIASLVDPLLKSFKNNELMVICEVIEQCLQEDPRKRPTIKESIDKLREAIDVSPHAAVPRLSPLWWAELELLSSEAA